The following are encoded together in the Proteiniphilum saccharofermentans genome:
- a CDS encoding IS3 family transposase, producing MIYQFIKDYNSREWTIGMMCRVLSVSRSSYYRWIKNPINKREQKHMELSREIKDAYFDAKGRNGSPRLAKDLQASGVNVSRTTVARHMRNMGLRSKLSKKFRVTTDASHNYNVAPNLLNREFNQKEPMRACVSDITYICCKDGFLYLTCVIDLFDRKLIGWSISDNLTASGTVIPAIRMANRNRPFKEGMIFHSDRGIQYACKQTVNLLQYHRVEQSMSGKGNCWDNAVAESFFKSFKTELIYGTKLKTKEQMCLDVFEYIESWYNHKRRFSALGNLTIDEFWKQYNIKKQLIKNVA from the coding sequence TGAGTGTATCTCGCAGCAGTTATTACCGTTGGATTAAGAACCCTATAAATAAACGAGAACAAAAGCATATGGAACTTAGCCGAGAGATTAAAGATGCATACTTCGATGCCAAGGGGCGCAACGGCAGTCCCAGGTTGGCTAAAGATTTGCAAGCATCCGGAGTCAATGTTTCCAGAACAACTGTTGCCCGTCATATGAGAAATATGGGATTGCGCAGCAAGCTTTCTAAGAAGTTTAGGGTAACCACTGATGCATCCCACAATTACAATGTAGCGCCTAATTTGCTTAACCGTGAGTTCAATCAAAAAGAACCAATGAGGGCTTGTGTGTCCGACATTACTTACATCTGCTGTAAGGATGGATTCCTTTACCTTACGTGCGTGATTGATCTTTTTGATCGAAAACTCATTGGGTGGTCTATCAGCGATAATTTGACTGCTTCCGGCACTGTCATACCGGCTATCAGGATGGCCAACCGAAACAGACCGTTTAAAGAAGGGATGATCTTTCACTCTGACAGGGGCATTCAATATGCCTGCAAACAGACCGTTAATTTGTTGCAGTACCATAGGGTAGAGCAAAGCATGAGCGGGAAAGGCAACTGTTGGGATAATGCGGTGGCTGAAAGTTTCTTTAAATCTTTCAAAACCGAGTTGATTTATGGTACCAAGCTTAAAACAAAAGAGCAGATGTGCTTGGATGTATTTGAATATATTGAATCCTGGTATAATCATAAAAGAAGATTCTCAGCATTGGGTAATTTGACTATTGATGAATTTTGGAAACAGTACAATATTAAAAAACAATTAATTAAAAATGTTGCTTAA
- a CDS encoding MFS transporter, whose protein sequence is MKSTRNPWAWIPTLYFAEGLPYVAVMVVSVVMYKRFGLSNTEIALYTSWLYLPWVIKPFWSPFVDILKTKRWWIVSMQLLIGAGFAGIAFTLPTPFYLQASLAFFWLMAFSSATHDIAADGFYMLALDDSQQSFFVGIRSTFYRLASIAGQGLLVILAGFLEKSTGNIPYAWSITFFILAGLFIAFFAWHRFMLPYPASDTGKVAHTPKEVMTEFGNTFKSFFTKKGIGLAIAFMLLYRLAEAMLVKLASPFLLDARAVGGVGLSTQEVGLAYGTVGVISLTFGGIIGGIVASRKGLKYWLWPMALAITLPNAAYLLLAIYQPESFIWVNIAVAIEQLGYGFGFTAYMLYLIYFSQGEHKTAHYSICTGFMALGMMLPGMAAGWIQEQLGYVNFFVFIMIATIPTLLLIPFMKIDKDFGKAKKETPAEE, encoded by the coding sequence ATGAAATCAACACGCAATCCCTGGGCATGGATCCCTACCTTGTATTTTGCCGAAGGTTTACCCTACGTAGCGGTAATGGTCGTTTCCGTAGTTATGTACAAACGCTTCGGATTATCCAATACCGAAATAGCCCTGTACACCAGTTGGCTCTACCTTCCATGGGTCATCAAACCCTTCTGGAGCCCGTTCGTGGATATCCTGAAAACCAAACGGTGGTGGATCGTATCCATGCAGTTGCTGATCGGCGCCGGATTCGCGGGTATTGCCTTTACCCTACCTACCCCATTCTACCTGCAGGCATCACTCGCATTCTTCTGGCTGATGGCCTTCAGTTCCGCTACACACGATATCGCTGCCGACGGCTTTTACATGCTGGCACTGGACGATTCACAGCAATCATTCTTTGTCGGCATACGTAGCACCTTCTATCGCCTCGCCTCCATTGCGGGGCAGGGACTACTTGTGATCCTGGCCGGATTCCTCGAGAAAAGTACCGGCAATATCCCATACGCCTGGAGTATTACCTTTTTCATTCTGGCAGGTTTATTTATCGCTTTCTTTGCCTGGCACCGCTTTATGCTGCCCTACCCTGCAAGCGATACGGGAAAAGTCGCACATACCCCGAAAGAGGTAATGACAGAGTTCGGGAACACATTCAAATCATTTTTCACGAAGAAAGGGATCGGTTTGGCCATCGCCTTTATGCTCTTATACCGGCTGGCTGAAGCCATGTTGGTGAAGCTGGCATCACCTTTCCTGCTTGATGCCCGGGCAGTGGGAGGCGTAGGATTAAGCACACAGGAAGTTGGTCTCGCCTATGGTACGGTCGGCGTGATATCCCTCACCTTTGGAGGTATCATTGGCGGTATCGTTGCATCGCGTAAAGGATTAAAATACTGGCTTTGGCCTATGGCACTGGCTATCACCCTACCCAATGCCGCCTATCTCTTACTGGCAATATACCAACCCGAAAGTTTTATTTGGGTAAATATAGCAGTGGCTATCGAACAACTTGGTTACGGATTTGGCTTTACCGCCTATATGCTCTACCTGATCTATTTCTCTCAGGGCGAACATAAGACTGCACACTACTCCATCTGTACGGGATTCATGGCACTGGGAATGATGCTCCCGGGTATGGCGGCCGGCTGGATTCAGGAGCAACTGGGATATGTGAATTTCTTTGTTTTTATTATGATCGCTACCATCCCTACCCTTCTGTTGATTCCATTTATGAAAATAGATAAGGATTTTGGGAAAGCAAAGAAAGAAACACCAGCAGAAGAATAA
- a CDS encoding ATPase — MQEILIADSGATKSDWCLTRNGEIIHRFSGKGISPVYQTQEEIAEEIRLHVYPLLKEANIEAIYFYGAGCIPEKTGLVRDAIRQSFPVETVQVYSDLIAATHSLCGRKSGIACILGTGSNSCEWDGTSIVNQISPLGFILGDEGSGAVLGKNLIGDALKNQLTEGLKETLLDEYDLTPALVIDKVYRQPFPNRFLASLCPFLLNHIEDPTIRRIITRSFSAFFERNVMQYDYQKNKVNFVGSIAWYFSDPLKEVAAEKGIEIGTISQSPMPGLIEYHKL; from the coding sequence ATGCAAGAAATATTAATAGCCGATAGCGGCGCTACAAAATCAGACTGGTGTCTTACAAGAAACGGAGAGATAATACACCGTTTTTCCGGGAAAGGTATTAGTCCTGTATATCAGACACAAGAAGAGATCGCTGAAGAGATAAGGTTACATGTATATCCTCTCTTAAAAGAGGCCAATATAGAAGCGATTTATTTCTATGGAGCAGGGTGTATCCCTGAGAAAACGGGCCTGGTACGCGATGCCATTCGTCAATCATTTCCCGTTGAGACTGTTCAAGTCTACAGCGATCTGATAGCAGCGACTCACAGCCTTTGTGGACGCAAATCCGGAATTGCCTGTATCCTGGGAACCGGAAGTAATTCCTGTGAATGGGATGGTACAAGTATCGTGAACCAGATATCTCCGCTCGGTTTTATTTTGGGTGACGAAGGAAGTGGTGCTGTATTGGGAAAAAATCTGATAGGAGATGCTTTGAAAAATCAACTTACTGAGGGGCTGAAAGAAACATTACTCGACGAGTATGATCTTACACCTGCACTTGTTATTGACAAAGTATACCGTCAACCTTTCCCTAACCGTTTTCTGGCAAGCCTCTGCCCGTTTCTACTCAACCATATCGAAGACCCGACTATCCGGAGAATCATTACCCGCAGTTTTTCTGCTTTTTTTGAAAGGAATGTGATGCAGTACGATTATCAAAAAAATAAAGTTAATTTTGTGGGCTCTATCGCATGGTATTTTTCCGATCCGTTGAAGGAAGTCGCGGCAGAAAAAGGAATTGAGATCGGAACAATATCCCAATCACCTATGCCGGGACTGATTGAGTATCACAAACTGTAA
- a CDS encoding acyltransferase family protein: protein MNTITTPQQSGRLLSLDILRGITIAGMIMVNNPGSWRYVYTPLGHAHWHGLTPTDLVFPFFMFIMGVSTFMSLRKFHFEPSKGAIWKIVRRTILIFVIGLALGWFGQLCRGLASGEPFMQAATHFDTLRILGVLQRLGLAYGFAALIAVFVKSKYLPWLITLLLLGYFLILQFGKGFEMSEQNIIAVVDRALWGTDHMYKDTAPSGERIAFDPEGLLSTLPSIAHVLIGFLFGKLIVDNKENHTRVEKLLILGTVLAFAGLLLQYGCPINKKIWSPTFVLATTGFAAQLLGLLIWIIDINKKERWSRFFHAFGVNPLIVYVFAGVFATLLSNIRFTVQGEAISIKTFVYEMLLRPWAGDYFGSLLYALLFVTACWLFGYILYKRNIYIKL from the coding sequence ATGAATACAATAACTACACCTCAGCAGAGCGGTCGGTTGCTTTCGCTCGATATTCTCCGGGGGATCACTATCGCCGGCATGATCATGGTTAACAATCCCGGTTCATGGAGATATGTCTATACACCCCTCGGCCATGCACATTGGCATGGGCTCACGCCCACCGACCTGGTATTCCCGTTCTTTATGTTTATCATGGGGGTATCCACCTTTATGTCGTTACGAAAATTCCACTTCGAACCGTCTAAAGGAGCTATCTGGAAAATTGTACGGCGCACCATCCTTATTTTCGTAATCGGGCTGGCACTGGGCTGGTTCGGACAACTGTGCAGGGGACTCGCCTCAGGAGAACCTTTCATGCAAGCCGCTACCCATTTCGATACTCTTCGTATATTGGGCGTACTGCAACGATTGGGGTTGGCTTACGGTTTCGCAGCACTTATCGCAGTATTTGTGAAAAGTAAGTATCTGCCCTGGTTGATTACCTTGCTTTTATTGGGATATTTCCTGATCCTACAATTCGGAAAAGGATTCGAGATGTCGGAGCAGAACATCATTGCCGTAGTCGACCGCGCGTTATGGGGTACTGATCATATGTACAAAGACACCGCACCGTCAGGAGAACGGATTGCATTCGACCCGGAAGGTTTGCTCAGCACACTTCCTTCCATTGCCCATGTACTGATCGGCTTCCTCTTCGGTAAGCTTATCGTTGATAACAAGGAGAATCATACCCGCGTAGAAAAACTGCTGATCTTGGGAACCGTACTTGCATTCGCCGGATTACTGCTACAATATGGCTGCCCTATCAACAAGAAAATATGGAGTCCTACTTTCGTCCTTGCTACTACAGGTTTTGCCGCCCAACTACTAGGGTTACTTATCTGGATCATCGATATCAATAAAAAAGAGCGATGGAGCCGGTTTTTCCATGCATTCGGTGTAAATCCGCTTATCGTGTATGTGTTTGCAGGAGTATTCGCTACCCTACTTTCCAACATCAGGTTTACAGTGCAGGGGGAAGCTATTTCCATCAAAACGTTTGTCTATGAAATGTTACTGCGTCCCTGGGCAGGTGATTATTTCGGATCGTTGCTTTACGCACTCCTGTTTGTCACTGCTTGTTGGCTGTTCGGATATATCCTCTACAAACGGAATATTTACATCAAATTATGA
- a CDS encoding four helix bundle protein — MGANVEESVGGLSRKDFLAKLGVSYREARETRFWLRLLRDTDYISKEQSESMLEDLEEIIRIITAIQKTIKNKD, encoded by the coding sequence ATCGGTGCAAATGTCGAAGAGTCTGTTGGAGGGCTTTCCCGAAAAGATTTTCTGGCCAAATTGGGTGTATCGTATCGGGAAGCCCGTGAAACCCGTTTTTGGTTAAGATTATTAAGAGATACAGATTATATATCTAAAGAACAAAGTGAAAGCATGTTAGAAGATCTGGAAGAAATTATCCGTATTATCACGGCAATTCAGAAAACAATAAAAAATAAAGATTAA
- a CDS encoding exo-beta-N-acetylmuramidase NamZ family protein, producing MNNLRLITAFIICGLLISLSSSAQKINVKTGIEVLKEANFKILQGKRVGLITNPTGVDNNLTSTIDILYEAPNVQLVALYGPEHGVRGDVHAGDKIESFTDPNTGVPVHSLYGATRKPTKEMLEGVDVLVYDIQDIGCRSYTYISTMYLAMQAAAENNIEFVVLDRPNPLGGLKVEGNLVEEGFFSFVSQLRIPYVYGLTCGELAEMIIGEKMIPQPCKLTVVKMKKWRRKMNFEDTGLPWIPTSPHIPFAHSAYFYPVSGILGELGYMSIGVGYTLPFEMFAAEWINAEEFAGALNAKRLPGVTFRPIHLKPYYSVGQGSNFQGVQIYLTDFRKARLSDIQFHVMEVAAQLYPDKKVFDHAPENRFDMFDKVSGSDFIRLEFSKNHRFADIQSYWTKDEEAFRKLSKKYYLYR from the coding sequence ATGAATAATTTGAGGTTAATAACAGCATTTATTATATGTGGTTTACTCATTTCCCTCTCCTCTTCCGCCCAGAAAATAAACGTGAAGACCGGTATCGAAGTGTTGAAAGAAGCCAACTTTAAAATATTACAAGGGAAACGCGTAGGACTGATCACTAATCCGACTGGAGTCGATAACAACCTGACATCGACCATCGATATCCTGTATGAAGCGCCCAATGTGCAACTGGTAGCACTCTATGGCCCGGAACATGGCGTACGCGGTGATGTGCATGCCGGCGATAAAATAGAATCATTCACTGATCCCAATACCGGAGTACCTGTCCATTCCCTCTACGGAGCTACCCGAAAACCCACCAAAGAGATGCTGGAAGGCGTGGATGTACTTGTGTATGATATCCAGGATATAGGATGCCGGTCTTATACCTATATATCTACCATGTATCTGGCTATGCAGGCCGCCGCAGAAAACAACATCGAATTTGTGGTACTCGACCGCCCAAACCCGTTAGGCGGCCTGAAAGTGGAAGGGAACCTGGTGGAAGAAGGTTTCTTCTCTTTTGTAAGCCAACTGCGGATCCCTTATGTCTACGGCCTTACCTGCGGAGAATTGGCAGAAATGATCATCGGAGAAAAGATGATTCCTCAACCTTGTAAACTGACGGTGGTAAAAATGAAAAAATGGCGTCGGAAAATGAATTTCGAAGACACAGGGTTACCCTGGATTCCCACCTCACCCCATATACCGTTCGCCCATTCAGCCTATTTTTATCCTGTTTCGGGGATCCTGGGTGAACTGGGGTATATGTCTATCGGCGTGGGTTATACGCTTCCCTTTGAGATGTTCGCAGCCGAATGGATCAATGCCGAAGAGTTTGCCGGGGCATTAAATGCCAAGCGACTGCCGGGAGTAACGTTCCGTCCTATCCACCTGAAACCCTATTATTCGGTTGGGCAAGGAAGCAACTTTCAGGGAGTACAGATATATCTGACTGATTTCCGGAAAGCACGCCTGTCGGATATCCAGTTCCATGTAATGGAGGTCGCCGCACAACTTTACCCTGACAAAAAGGTATTTGATCATGCTCCCGAAAACAGGTTCGACATGTTCGACAAAGTGAGCGGCAGTGATTTTATCCGACTGGAATTTTCCAAAAACCACCGTTTCGCAGATATTCAATCCTACTGGACAAAAGATGAAGAAGCATTCAGGAAATTGTCGAAGAAGTATTATCTTTACCGCTGA